The Lycium barbarum isolate Lr01 chromosome 12, ASM1917538v2, whole genome shotgun sequence genome includes a region encoding these proteins:
- the LOC132624036 gene encoding ARF guanine-nucleotide exchange factor GNOM-like, giving the protein MMGCLDDVNTPLSEPMGCTLKPFKGALACMVNSEIGAVLAVMRRNVRWGFRYAADDDQLEHPLIHSFKELRKNIFSWQHHWNRVDPLLYLQPFLDVIQSDETGAPISGVALSSVYKFLTLEIIDSAIMNVEKALHQIVETVTSCRFEVTDPASEEVVLMKILQVLLACMKSKASANLSNHLVCNIVNTCFRLLHQASAKSELLQRIARHTMHELVRHIFSHLPYIDSKAHEFHQQSRLRADPEAGEKHHDNGCVSAESTGKSASVAVPSSASSVSTRDETTDEKTQKEEITGNIETPMMDPYGVPCMVEIFHFLCSLLNVMESIEIGSRSNPIAYDEDVPLFALGLINSAIEVSGASSGNHPELLALIQKDLFHNLMRFGLSMSPLILSTVCSIVLNLYHHMRIKLKLQLEAFFSGVLVRIAQSKHGASYQQQEVAIETLVDFCRQPMFMPEMYANFDCDISCSNVFEDLANLLSKSSFPVNIPLSALNTLALDGLIAMIQGMAERISQDSFVSEQASIDLGEYRPFWTEICKDYSDPNHWVPFVRKMKFIKRKLLIGVDHFNRDPKKGMEFLQGVHLLPEKRDPRSVACFFRYMTGLDKNLIGDFLGSHEDFYIQVLHEFAGTFDFRDINLDIALRIFLETFRLPGESQKIQRVLEAFAERYYEQSQNILANKDAALLLSYSIILLNTDQHNAQVKKKMTEEDFIRNNRRINGGNDLPREFLSELYHSICEDEIRIAPDRGAGIPMMAPSHWIGLVHKSRQTSPYIVCDPGPYLDYDMFAMLSGPAIAAISVVFDNVEQEDVWETCINGFLAIAKIAAAYSFDDVLNDLVVSLCKFTTLLLPSYVDEFIVAFAEDGKARLATLAVFTIANKYGDHIRSGWKNILDCILRLHKLGLLPTRFFSDAADDLDSTADADPRKPAALSPSPSHLHSLSHSRKSSGLLGVFSQLLYLDEEPAPQPTEQQLAARQQTLQTIQSCHVDSIFAESKFLQAESLLQLVRALVLAAGKPRRGNNSLEDEETAIFCLELLIAITINNRDRIMLLWQVVYDHIASVVHLTTMPSTLVEKAVFGLLRICQRLLPYKENLTDELLKSLQLILKLDARVADVFLEHITQEVMHLVKANAMQIRSHVGWRTIISLLSFTARHPEASETGFETLSFIMADGAHLLPANYVLCLNVAAQFADSHVGNVDQSVRSLDLMAGSLVSLIRWSHKAKEALGQEAAIKMTQDITEMWLRLVQGLRKFCLDRREEVRDHAILMLQRCLTGVDGIYFPEDLWLQCFDQVIFTLLDELLNLAQPSSVKGYRSTEGAIVLVLKLMFKVFLQSLHHLSQSTSFCKLWLGVLSLTERCMKVKFKGKRSEKIPELISELLKNTLLVMKTSGILGPSNPVGGDSFWKLTWVHVHNICPSLQSEVFPTNELEQLENQHIQAGCSPLSEGNVIVSPGNSTA; this is encoded by the exons ATGATGGGGTGCCTTGATGATGTCAATACTCCATTGTCAGAGCCCATGGGTTGTACCTTAAAGCCTTTCAAAGGTGCCTTAGCATGTATGGTAAATTCAGAAATTGGAGCTGTTTTGGCCGTTATGAGGAGAAATGTAAGGTGGGGATTTCGCTATGCTGCTGACGATGATCAACTAGAGCATCCTCTCATCCATTCTTTCAAGGAATTACGAAAAAATATCTTCTCATGGCAACATCATTGGAACAGAGTTGATCCTCTCCTATATCTTCAGCCTTTCTTGGATGTGATTCAATCTGATGAAACTGGTGCACCAATAAGCGGTGTTGCATTGTCATCTGTTTACAAATTCTTAACCCTTGAAATAATTGATTCAGCTATCATGAATGTGGAGAAAGCTTTGCATCAGATAGTTGAGACCGTGACAAGCTGCCGCTTTGAAGTGACTGATCCTGCCTCTGAGGAAGTGGTGCTGATGAAGATACTTCAGGTTCTTTTGGCTTGCATGAAAAGTAAGGCATCAGCAAATTTGAGTAATCATCTTGTGTGCAACATTGTAAACACCTGCTTTCGACTTCTTCATCAAGCTAGTGCCAAAAGTGAACTGCTGCAGAGAATAGCAAGACACACAATGCATGAATTGGTGAGACATATTTTCTCCCACCTGCCTTACATTGACAGCAAAGCACATGAATTTCATCAGCAAAGCAGATTGCGTGCTGACCCAGAG GCAGGCGAAAAACATCATGACAATGGTTGTGTTAGTGCAGAATCCACTGGTAAGTCAGCATCGGTTGCAGTTCCTTCCAGTGCATCATCAGTCAGCACTAGGGATGAAACAACAGATGAGAAAACTCAAAAGGAGGAGATTACTGGTAATATAGAAACCCCTATGATGGATCCATATGGGGTCCCCTGCATGGTGGAGATATTTCATTTCCTATGCTCTCTTCTGAATGTGATGGAGTCCATTGAAATTGGTTCTAGATCCAACCCCATAGCGTATGATGAAGATGTTCCCTTGTTTGCACTGGGTTTAATTAATTCAGCCATAGAAGTAAGTGGTGCTTCTTCTGGAAATCATCCTGAGTTATTGGCTCTAATACAGAAGGACTTATTCCACAATCTGATGCGCTTTGGCTTGTCTATGagtcctttaattctttcaacggTCTGTAGCATTGTTCTAAATCTGTATCATCATATGCGTATTAAGTTAAAGCTACAGCTTGAAGCTTTCTTCTCTGGTGTGTTAGTGAGGATTGCCCAAAGCAAGCATGGAGCTTCTTATCAACAGCAAGAGGTTGCCATAGAAACGCTTGTTGACTTCTGCAGGCAGCCCATGTTCATGCCTGAGATGTATGCTAATTTTGATTGTGACATATCTTGCAGTAATGTATTTGAAGACCTTGCAAACCTGTTATCCAAAAGTTCCTTTCCGGTCAACATTCCACTTTCAGCTTTAAATACGCTTGCCTTGGATGGTCTAATTGCTATGATCCAGGGTATGGCCGAGAGAATAAGCCAGGATTCATTTGTTTCTGAACAAGCTTCAATAGATCTGGGTGAATATAGACCATTTTGGACAGAGATATGCAAGGACTACAGTGATCCTAATCATTGGGTTCCATTTGTTCGTAAGATGAAGTTCATAAAGAGGAAATTGTTGATCGGAGTTGATCACTTTAACCGAGATCCAAAAAAGGGTATGGAGTTTCTCCAAGGAGTTCATTTATTACCTGAGAAACGTGACCCAAGAAGTGTCGCATGCTTTTTCAGGTATATGACTGGCTTAGATAAGAATCTTATCGGAGATTTCCTAGGAAGTCATGAAGACTTCTATATTCAAGTGCTTCATGAATTTGCTGGAACATTCGATTTTCGGGACATAAACTTAGACATAGCCTTGCGAATCTTTTTAGAAACTTTCAGATTGCCTGGAGAGTCACAGAAAATACAGAGGGTGCTTGAGGCATTTGCTGAGAGATATTATGAGCAGTCACAAAATATTCTGGCCAACAAAGATGCTGCACTGTTGTTATCATATTCAATTATTCTGCTTAACACAGATCAACACAATGCACAGGTCAAAAAGAAGATGACTGAGGAAGATTTCATCCGCAATAACCGGAGGATAAACGGAGGAAATGACCTCCCTCGGGAATTTTTGTCTGAGCTTTACCACTCCATCTGTGAGGATGAGATCCGGATTGCCCCAGATCGAGGTGCTGGTATACCAATGATGGCACCAAGCCACTGGATTGGTCTAGTTCATAAATCAAGGCAAACTTCACCATATATTGTCTGTGATCCTGGTCCTTATCTTGATTACGATATGTTTGCTATGTTGTCTGGTCCTGCAATTGCTGCGATCTCTGTGGTTTTTGATAATGTGGAGCAAGAGGATGTTTGGGAAACTTGTATCAATGGATTCCTTGCCATTGCCAAAATTGCAGCTGCCTATAGCTTCGATGATGTGTTAAATGATTTGGTAGTATCTCTTTGCAAGTTCACTACCCTTTTGCTTCCATCTTATGTTGATGAGTTTATTGTTGCATTTGCGGAAGATGGTAAAGCTAGATTGGCCACATTAGCAGTCTTCACAATAGCAAATAAATATGGAGACCATATTCGCTCTGGTTGGAAGAACATCCTAGACTGCATTTTGAGGTTGCACAAATTGGGCCTTCTCCCCACACGTTTCTTTAGTGATGCTGCTGATGACTTAGATTCTACTGCTGATGCAGACCCTAGGAAACCTGCTGCACTTTCTCCATCACCATCTCATTTACATTCACTCTCTCATTCAAGGAAATCATCTGGCTTATTGGGTGTATTTAGCCAACTGTTATATCTTGATGAAGAACCTGCACCACAGCCAACTGAACAACAGCTTGCCGCACGTCAGCAGACTCTTCAGACGATTCAGAGTTGTCACGTTGATAGCATCTTTGCCGAGAGTAAATTTTTGCAAGCAGAGTCCCTTTTACAGCTTGTTCGGGCCCTTGTGTTGGCTGCCGGCAAGCCTCGCAGAGGAAATAACTCTCTGGAAGATGAAGAGACTGCAATATTTTGTCTAGAGTTGCTTATTGCTATCACAATAAATAATCGGGACAGAATAATGCTTCTTTGGCAGGTTGTCTATGATCACATAGCAAGTGTTGTCCATTTAACAACAATGCCGTCTACTTTGGTAGAGAAGGCTGTCTTTGGTCTGCTTCGCATATGCCAAAGGTTGCTCCCATACAAGGAAAATCTGACAGATGAGCTTCTCAAGTCCCTGCAACTTATCTTAAAGCTTGATGCTCGGGTTGCTGATGTGTTTCTGGAACATATAACTCAGGAGGTTATGCACCTTGTCAAAGCAAATGCTATGCAGATACGATCTCATGTAGGCTGGCGGACAATCATATCTCTGCTTTCTTTTACTGCTCGGCATCCAGAAGCATCTGAAACTGGATTTGAGACGCTATCGTTCATCATGGCTGATGGAGCCCACCTCTTGCCTGCTAATTATGTCCTCTGTTTGAATGTGGCGGCGCAGTTCGCTGACTCTCATGTTGGAAATGTTGATCAATCTGTGAGATCTTTAGACCTGATGGCTGGATCACTTGTTTCTCtgattagatggtctcacaaggcAAAGGAAGCACTTGGGCAGGAGGCTGCTATAAAAATGACCCAGGATATAACAGAAATGTGGCTCAGGCTGGTACAGGGACTCCGAAAATTTTGTTTGGACCGGAGAGAAGAGGTAAGGGATCATGCCATCTTGATGCTGCAGAGGTGCTTGACTGGAGTTGATGGGATCTATTTTCCTGAAGATTTGTGGTTGCAATGTTTTGATCAGGTGATATTTACATTGCTGGATGAATTACTCAATCTTGCCCAGCCGAGCTCGGTGAAGGGTTATAGGAGCACTGAAGGAGCAATAGTTTTGGTACTGAAGCTCATGTTCAAAGTATTTTTACAGTCTTTGCATCATCTCTCCCAGTCGACATCTTTCTGCAAACTATGGTTAGGGGTATTGAGTCTAACAGAGAGATGCATGAAGGTGAAATTCAAAGGGAAACGGAGTGAGAAGATCCCTGAACTCATTTCCGAGCTCCTAAAGAACACTCTACTTGTCATGAAAACAAGTGGAATTCTGGGGCCAAGTAATCCTGTAGGAGGGGACAGTTTCTGGAAGTTAACATGGGTGCATGTCCACAATATATGCCCATCCCTTCAGTCAGAAGTGTTCCCCACAAATGAATTAGAGCAGTTGGAAAACCAGCATATCCAAGCAGGTTGTAGTCCTCTTTCAGAGGGAAATGTTATTGTCTCACCTGGTAATAGCACAGCTTGA